Within the Bradyrhizobium ottawaense genome, the region CGAGCTGCGGCGAGTGATCCAGACGCGTAACGCCAAATACGATTACTGGAGCGAATCCCATGCCTCGCCTTCCCCCGACGGCTCGCAAGTCATCTGGTCGAGCAACTGGGGGATTCCCGGCGGCCCGGTCGCGGATTTCGTCGCGCGGCTGTCGTGGCCGGCGCCAACGACGTCGGATCAACGCGGCAATAACCCAACGTGACTGCAGGAGAGTGCGCCATGCTCAACGTCCGATCGGCTCTCAGGGAGGCGGCCTCATTCGCCGGATGCGCGCCGCACCTAGGCAAGGCGCGCGACGCAAGATCATTCGTGCTTGCCGTCGCTCTGCTGTGTTCGATCACGCCGGCAAAGGCCGAGTATAGACTGCATGTGGGAGACGTGATCGAGATCTCCGTGGCCCGGCTCCCCGAACTCAAGCAACGCGTCCCCGTTCAACTGGATGGAACCATTTCGTTCCCGCTGATAGGGACGCTGCCGGTCACGAACCTGTCGCCGGCGGAGGTGCAAGCCAAGGTGCAGACCATGCTTGCGACGAAGGTCTTTCGGCAGCGCGCGCCGGACGGGCACGAGAACTCGGTGACGATCGAACCAGATGAAGTCGTCGCGACTGTCGTCGAATACCGTCCTGTCTACGTTAGTGGGGACGTTTCCAGACCTGGCGAACAGGCCTATCGTCCGCTCATGACGGTACGGCAGGCCGTCGCTCTGTCGGGCGGTTACGACGTCGTCCGGCTGAGAATGAACAACCCGATTCTCGAAGCCGCAGATCTGCAGGCCGAGTACGAGTCGCTTTGGACTGGATATGCCAGGGAACAGGCGCATGTATGGCGCCTCCAGCAGGAACTGGGACAGCAGGTTACGGTCGACCAAAAGGCGTTGCTCGATGTTCCGGTTGCCCGGTCAATGGCGCTTGCGATCGTCAACGTCGAGGCCGAGCAGTTCAAGACCCGCCAGGCGGACGAGAAGGCCGAAAGAAGTTTCCTTGCGCGCGGGATCGTTCAGGCTGATGAACAAATCCAAGTCCTTTCGGAGCAGCTGAAGACCGAAGATCAGGGAGCGCAGGCCGATGTCGAAGAGCTGGAGCGAGCCAAGGAACTCTTCAACCGGGGTACCTTGACCGCGCTCCGCGTCAGCGACGCGCGTCGCGCAATGCTGCTGTCATCCACCCGGAAGCTGCAGACCACCGCACAATTGATGCAGACCAAGCGGCAACGGGATGATTTTTCGCGACAGATCGAACGGTTCGACGGCCAACGCAGGAGCGATGTGCTCCGGGAGCTGCAAGACGCTACCCTGGCTCTCAGCACAATCCGATTCAAGCTACAGAGCACCGGCGAAAAGCTTCAGTATACAGCCCTCGCCAAGTCACAGCTTGCACGCGGCCTTGGCAACAAGCCCGCGATAACAATTGTCAGGAAAGGCGCCGGCGGCAACGAAACTGTACTCGCGAACGAGGATTTCGAACTTCAGCCTGGTGATGTCGTCGAGGTTGCCTTGCGGGTTGCGCCCGGCGCAGATGTGAGCGGTCAATAGCGGCCACGAGCGCCCTTGGCAGGCCGAGGCTCCCGTTCCTACAAGGCTTGCGTTACCTACAAGGCTTGCGCACGCTCCGTCGCTATCTCTCTCGCAACACCTCCTGATTGTATCGCACCAGAGGCGAAATCAGGTAGCTGATGATCCGCCGCGAGCCGGTCTTGATCTCGACCGTCACCGCCATCCCGGGCGAGAGTTGGACGGGCCGCCCCTCGACCTCCATCACGCTCCGCTCGAGGCTGACGCGCGCAGCATAGACGAGTTCCTGGCCCTTCGGTTCACTCGACGTACTTTCCGCACCGGCAGGTTGGTCCCTCGTCCGGTCCTCACGCCGGTCGCGCGTGATGGCATCGCGCGAAATGCCGAGTACGCGGCCATTCAGCAGCCCATAGCGGGTAAAATTGAAGGTATCGATCTTGATCGCGGCGCGCTGTCCGGGGACGACGAAGCCGATATCGCGGTTCGACACCATCGCCTCGATCTCGAGATTGGAGTCGAGCGGTACCAAGGCTGCGAGCGTCTGGGCTGGGGTAACAATCCCTCCGATCGTATGCACCGCTAATTGTTGCACGACGCCGTCAACCGGCGCGATGAGAATCTGCTGCTTCGCCTTCTGTTCTCCCTTGATCACCTCTTGGGCGAGACCGGCGGCCCGTTGTTCGGCTTTCGCGAGATC harbors:
- a CDS encoding polysaccharide biosynthesis/export family protein, which codes for MLNVRSALREAASFAGCAPHLGKARDARSFVLAVALLCSITPAKAEYRLHVGDVIEISVARLPELKQRVPVQLDGTISFPLIGTLPVTNLSPAEVQAKVQTMLATKVFRQRAPDGHENSVTIEPDEVVATVVEYRPVYVSGDVSRPGEQAYRPLMTVRQAVALSGGYDVVRLRMNNPILEAADLQAEYESLWTGYAREQAHVWRLQQELGQQVTVDQKALLDVPVARSMALAIVNVEAEQFKTRQADEKAERSFLARGIVQADEQIQVLSEQLKTEDQGAQADVEELERAKELFNRGTLTALRVSDARRAMLLSSTRKLQTTAQLMQTKRQRDDFSRQIERFDGQRRSDVLRELQDATLALSTIRFKLQSTGEKLQYTALAKSQLARGLGNKPAITIVRKGAGGNETVLANEDFELQPGDVVEVALRVAPGADVSGQ